One genomic segment of Eikenella corrodens includes these proteins:
- a CDS encoding universal stress protein, with the protein MYQHIVIAVDGSRTSQHALKQACGLAQATGAALTLVHVANPAEYVATVAPEFLQYENYETAATEQGNAILDAAIKQARTTLGEDAKLGRHLLVISKNARDMAKSLVDYATEQKADLLVLGTHGRTGLMHLLMGSFAETVMRETRLPLLIIRREA; encoded by the coding sequence ATGTATCAACATATCGTGATTGCAGTAGACGGCAGCCGCACCTCCCAACATGCGCTCAAACAGGCCTGCGGCCTGGCTCAGGCCACCGGCGCGGCGCTCACATTGGTGCACGTGGCCAACCCTGCCGAATACGTGGCCACCGTTGCCCCCGAGTTTTTGCAGTATGAAAACTACGAAACCGCTGCCACCGAACAAGGCAACGCCATTTTGGATGCCGCCATCAAACAGGCGCGTACCACCTTGGGCGAAGATGCAAAACTCGGCCGCCACCTGCTCGTGATCAGTAAAAACGCACGCGATATGGCCAAAAGCCTGGTGGATTATGCCACCGAGCAGAAAGCCGACCTGCTGGTGCTGGGCACCCACGGCCGCACCGGCCTGATGCACCTCCTGATGGGCAGCTTCGCCGAAACCGTGATGCGCGAAACCCGTCTGCCGCTGTTGATTATCCGCCGCGAAGCATAA
- a CDS encoding tRNA threonylcarbamoyladenosine dehydratase → MIISAPNERRFGGISRLYGPAALQRFSQAHVCVVGVGGVGSWAVEALARSGIGRLTLIDLDNVAESNTNRQLHALTDNFGLPKVTALHRRILQINPACTVHEIEDFVDAENVQTLFAEPFDFVIDAIDQVRVKAAMAAHFVAQKQAFVVSGGAGGQRDPALIRRADLARTTHDPLLSNLRYTLRRRHGFPRDPKERMKVSCIYSEENVTPPQTGAACETDAAPQGLSCAGYGASMLVTAAFGLFCAQAAIEHLAAQVK, encoded by the coding sequence ATGATTATTTCCGCCCCAAACGAGCGCCGCTTCGGCGGCATTTCCCGACTCTACGGCCCTGCCGCCCTGCAACGCTTTTCCCAAGCCCATGTTTGCGTGGTGGGCGTGGGCGGCGTGGGCTCTTGGGCGGTGGAGGCGCTGGCGCGCAGCGGCATCGGCCGGCTCACGCTGATTGATTTGGACAACGTGGCCGAATCCAACACCAACCGCCAGCTCCACGCGCTCACCGACAATTTCGGCCTGCCCAAAGTAACCGCACTGCACCGGCGCATCCTGCAAATCAACCCTGCCTGCACCGTGCACGAAATCGAAGATTTTGTGGATGCGGAAAACGTGCAAACCTTATTTGCCGAGCCGTTTGATTTTGTGATCGACGCCATCGACCAAGTACGTGTGAAAGCCGCCATGGCCGCTCATTTTGTGGCGCAGAAGCAGGCTTTTGTGGTGTCCGGCGGCGCAGGCGGTCAGCGCGACCCCGCCCTCATCCGCCGCGCCGACCTCGCCCGCACCACCCACGACCCGCTGCTTTCCAACCTGCGCTACACCCTGCGCCGCCGCCACGGCTTTCCGCGCGATCCGAAAGAGCGCATGAAAGTGAGCTGCATCTATTCCGAAGAAAACGTCACCCCGCCGCAAACCGGCGCCGCCTGCGAAACCGATGCCGCACCGCAAGGATTGTCTTGCGCGGGCTACGGCGCGAGTATGCTGGTTACCGCCGCCTTCGGCCTGTTTTGTGCACAGGCAGCAATAGAGCACTTGGCCGCACAAGTTAAATAA
- a CDS encoding Aca2/YdiL-like domain-containing protein — protein MFPIELKALRRNLGLTQAEAAQALAANVDFPHGASAEEWAQWENGAAPIPLHVVRAVETRLNQKYQAIDQYAEQLEAQMQGGNAVVVLWYPEPNACPDLASWRISQSVAGEVAAMGGRVIAFDAEAYRNWRQGQAQTADTPDNRQRWAQEQFEQSR, from the coding sequence ATGTTCCCCATCGAACTCAAAGCCCTGCGCCGCAATCTCGGCCTCACCCAAGCCGAAGCCGCCCAGGCTCTTGCCGCCAATGTCGATTTCCCCCACGGCGCTTCTGCCGAAGAATGGGCACAATGGGAAAACGGCGCCGCCCCCATCCCCCTGCACGTGGTTCGCGCCGTGGAAACCCGCCTCAACCAGAAATACCAAGCCATCGACCAATATGCCGAACAACTCGAAGCCCAAATGCAGGGCGGCAATGCCGTGGTGGTACTGTGGTATCCCGAACCAAACGCCTGCCCCGACCTGGCCTCTTGGCGCATCAGCCAAAGCGTGGCCGGCGAAGTAGCCGCCATGGGTGGTCGGGTGATCGCCTTCGATGCCGAAGCCTACCGCAACTGGCGGCAAGGGCAAGCTCAAACTGCCGACACCCCCGACAACCGCCAACGCTGGGCACAAGAGCAATTTGAGCAATCCCGATAA
- the trpS gene encoding tryptophan--tRNA ligase encodes MKKRVLTGVTTTGIPHLGNYVGAIRPAIAAAADPAAESFLFLADYHGIIKCHDPELIHASTQAVAATWLACGLDPERTTFYRQSDIPEVPELNWILTCITAKGLMNRAHAYKAAVQANLDAGQTDQDHGVEMGLYSYPILMSADILMFNAHEVPVGRDQIQHVEMTRDIAQRFNHRFKELFVLPEAKVDDNVELLVGLDGRKMSKSYGNTIPLFESEKKLQKAVNKIITNLKEPGEPKTPDESPLFDIYKAFATPAETAEFTQMLADGLAWGEAKKLLGAKLNEELAPKRERFHELTAQPAQIEDILQAGAAKARKQARELLDQVRDAVGIRPLR; translated from the coding sequence ATGAAAAAACGAGTCCTCACCGGCGTAACCACCACCGGCATCCCGCATTTGGGCAACTACGTCGGCGCCATCCGCCCCGCCATTGCCGCCGCAGCCGACCCCGCCGCCGAATCCTTCCTCTTTTTGGCCGACTACCACGGCATCATCAAATGCCACGACCCCGAGCTCATCCACGCCTCCACCCAGGCCGTGGCCGCCACCTGGCTCGCCTGCGGCCTCGATCCAGAGCGCACCACCTTTTACCGCCAAAGCGACATCCCCGAAGTGCCCGAGCTCAACTGGATACTCACCTGCATCACCGCCAAAGGCCTGATGAACCGCGCCCACGCCTACAAAGCCGCCGTGCAGGCCAACCTCGATGCCGGGCAAACCGACCAAGACCACGGCGTGGAAATGGGCCTCTACAGCTACCCCATCCTCATGAGCGCCGACATCCTCATGTTCAACGCCCACGAAGTGCCGGTAGGCCGCGACCAAATCCAGCACGTAGAAATGACCCGCGACATCGCCCAGCGTTTCAACCACCGCTTCAAAGAACTGTTCGTGCTGCCCGAAGCCAAAGTGGACGACAACGTGGAACTCCTCGTCGGCCTCGACGGGCGCAAAATGAGCAAGAGCTACGGCAACACCATCCCGCTGTTTGAAAGCGAGAAAAAGCTGCAAAAAGCCGTGAACAAAATCATCACCAACCTCAAAGAGCCCGGCGAGCCGAAAACTCCCGACGAGAGCCCGCTGTTCGACATCTACAAAGCCTTCGCCACCCCCGCCGAAACTGCCGAATTCACCCAAATGCTGGCCGACGGCCTGGCCTGGGGCGAAGCCAAAAAACTGCTCGGTGCCAAGCTGAACGAAGAGCTTGCCCCCAAACGCGAACGCTTCCACGAGCTCACCGCCCAACCCGCACAAATCGAAGACATCCTGCAGGCCGGCGCCGCCAAAGCCCGCAAACAAGCCCGCGAACTGCTCGACCAAGTGCGCGACGCCGTAGGCATCCGTCCGCTTCGTTGA
- a CDS encoding TetR/AcrR family transcriptional regulator — protein sequence MSENETYTDPRIIKTHRAIREAFVDLLHEKPFAQIAVQDILDRAPVNRSTFYKYYSGKSDLAGKMIADFKAEYSRYILTRFQAGSFDVFLNMMPEASDWIHSRRRLILALWKVDTRRHHLYRDMHKLIKQQFLRFAHTLPNTDPGKDWDYQADMLATLILGSMNYFFSRDLPLRLPEVRQAWTEMSQLLLP from the coding sequence ATGAGCGAAAACGAAACTTATACCGACCCCCGCATCATCAAAACCCACCGCGCTATCCGCGAAGCCTTTGTGGATTTGCTGCATGAAAAACCCTTTGCCCAAATTGCGGTGCAAGACATTCTCGACCGTGCCCCGGTAAACCGTTCCACTTTCTACAAATACTACTCTGGCAAAAGCGACCTGGCCGGCAAGATGATTGCCGACTTCAAAGCCGAATACAGCCGATACATCCTTACCCGTTTCCAGGCAGGTAGTTTTGATGTGTTCCTCAACATGATGCCAGAAGCCTCCGACTGGATACACAGCCGCCGCCGCCTGATTCTCGCCCTGTGGAAAGTGGACACCCGCCGCCACCATCTCTACCGCGATATGCACAAGCTGATTAAACAGCAATTCCTCCGCTTCGCCCACACCCTGCCCAACACCGACCCCGGCAAAGATTGGGACTACCAGGCCGACATGCTCGCCACCCTCATTCTCGGCAGCATGAACTACTTCTTCAGCCGCGACCTGCCGCTGCGCCTACCCGAAGTCCGCCAAGCCTGGACGGAAATGAGCCAGCTGCTGCTGCCGTGA